The Aerococcaceae bacterium DSM 111021 region ACCCATATCATCCTTACTGTGATGAAGTATCCATTAATGTTCATCCTGATTATCAAAGACAAGGTATTGCAACTCAGCTACTTGAGCAAATAGAGTTTGACTCAAGTACAGATGAAGCCTTTATATCCTACTTAGGCAGTAACGCACCGACAAATCTAAAAAGAAACTTCTATTCACAAGTAATGAGTGATTTAGCTCATACTTATTCAGCCCTTTCTTTTGAAATAGATAATACAGATCCTGAAGCAATGTTTCTCATAGAAT contains the following coding sequences:
- a CDS encoding GNAT family N-acetyltransferase, with the translated sequence MKLSKEPFSLSNLFGYNVIEKNVKHWYQYQLDNNSIAFAAIGTNPYHPYCDEVSINVHPDYQRQGIATQLLEQIEFDSSTDEAFISYLGSNAPTNLKRNFYSQVMSDLAHTYSALSFEIDNTDPEAMFLIELLQLEEIPSYDAYLK